In Phragmitibacter flavus, a single genomic region encodes these proteins:
- the ftsH gene encoding ATP-dependent zinc metalloprotease FtsH — protein sequence MLDEDPNAQRNNRRAPEPQFNWKGVVLLGASALIIAWAFFLNQGGGMSDPPIDYMKFKELVVQNKVLSSTKNPLYLVENPSKREQYIQGSYDNGAKADGKPDIREFTTPVNIAYQKEEIAELLKDKKDPDGNALTLTPRYFSDPTGMIFMTLLPILILVGLFLLIRQQMKMAGRGAMSFGKSRAKMLNQDRNKITFKDVAGCDEAKEEVWELVEFLKDPKKFQRLGGKIPKGILMVGSPGTGKTLLAKAIAGEADVPFFSISGSDFVEMFVGVGASRVRDMFEQGKKNAPCLIFIDEIDAVGRHRGHGMGGGHDEREQTLNAMLVEMDGFDTQEGVIIIAATNRPDVLDPALLRPGRFDRQVTVSLPDVKGREEILRVHAKRVKMSEAADLNKIARGTPGFSGAELANIINEAALLAARRNLKAIGTPELEEARDKVRWGRERRSLALSEKEKENTAYHEAGHAILIEVLEHTDPLHKVTIIPRGPSLGSTMWLPEEDKFTHRKSELLDDLVVAMGGRVAEEIQFGDVTNGAMGDIRQATNIARSMVCAWGMSDKLGMVEYGEGESAVFLARDLGRSRNYSGATAQKIDEEVKLFIDEAYNKARALLLQHKDKLDAIAHALLEYETLDGSHIREIMETGRIQNPPQSPKPPTPPPVQNAPAERPVNSQEDDDGGLPGGVIGVPA from the coding sequence ATGCTTGACGAAGACCCTAACGCCCAACGTAACAATCGCCGCGCTCCAGAACCTCAGTTTAACTGGAAAGGTGTCGTGTTGCTTGGTGCCTCCGCCCTAATCATTGCCTGGGCATTTTTCCTGAATCAAGGTGGTGGGATGAGCGATCCGCCGATTGACTACATGAAGTTCAAGGAGTTGGTGGTGCAGAATAAGGTGCTGTCTTCGACGAAGAACCCGCTTTATCTGGTGGAGAATCCATCCAAGCGTGAGCAATACATTCAGGGTTCTTATGACAACGGCGCAAAGGCCGATGGGAAGCCTGACATTCGTGAATTCACCACGCCGGTGAACATCGCCTATCAAAAGGAGGAGATTGCGGAATTGCTGAAGGACAAAAAGGATCCAGACGGCAACGCGCTGACCTTGACCCCGAGATATTTCTCTGATCCAACGGGCATGATTTTCATGACCTTGCTGCCGATTTTGATCTTGGTGGGCTTGTTTTTGTTGATTCGGCAGCAGATGAAAATGGCCGGCCGGGGAGCGATGAGCTTTGGCAAGAGCCGTGCGAAAATGCTTAATCAGGATCGCAACAAGATCACGTTCAAGGACGTGGCTGGGTGCGATGAGGCCAAGGAAGAGGTTTGGGAGCTGGTGGAGTTCTTGAAGGACCCGAAAAAGTTCCAGCGTCTCGGTGGTAAGATTCCAAAAGGCATTTTGATGGTGGGTTCCCCAGGAACGGGCAAAACCTTGCTGGCCAAAGCGATCGCGGGTGAGGCCGATGTGCCGTTCTTTAGCATCAGCGGTTCGGATTTTGTGGAGATGTTTGTGGGCGTTGGGGCGAGCCGTGTGCGCGACATGTTTGAGCAGGGCAAAAAGAATGCGCCTTGCTTGATCTTCATTGATGAGATCGATGCGGTGGGTCGTCATCGTGGTCACGGCATGGGCGGTGGTCATGACGAACGTGAACAGACGCTCAATGCGATGCTGGTGGAGATGGATGGTTTTGATACTCAAGAAGGGGTCATCATCATTGCCGCCACCAACCGTCCTGACGTGTTGGACCCTGCGTTGCTTCGTCCCGGTCGTTTTGACCGTCAGGTGACCGTGAGCCTTCCCGATGTGAAAGGTCGCGAGGAAATTTTGAGGGTGCATGCGAAGCGCGTGAAAATGAGCGAGGCGGCCGATTTGAACAAGATTGCCCGTGGCACTCCCGGTTTCTCGGGTGCGGAACTGGCCAACATCATCAACGAAGCCGCGTTGCTTGCTGCCCGCCGTAACTTGAAGGCGATCGGAACGCCGGAACTTGAAGAAGCGCGCGACAAGGTGCGCTGGGGTCGTGAACGTCGCAGTCTGGCCCTGAGCGAGAAAGAAAAGGAGAACACGGCTTACCATGAGGCGGGTCACGCGATCTTGATCGAAGTGCTCGAACATACCGATCCTTTGCACAAGGTGACCATCATTCCTCGTGGTCCATCGTTGGGCTCCACCATGTGGTTGCCTGAGGAAGACAAGTTTACGCATCGCAAAAGCGAATTGTTGGATGACCTGGTGGTGGCCATGGGTGGTCGTGTGGCTGAAGAGATTCAGTTCGGCGACGTGACCAATGGTGCCATGGGCGACATTCGTCAGGCGACCAACATTGCCCGCAGCATGGTTTGTGCCTGGGGCATGAGCGACAAGCTGGGAATGGTTGAGTATGGCGAGGGCGAAAGCGCGGTGTTTTTAGCCCGTGATCTGGGGCGTTCCCGCAACTACAGCGGAGCTACGGCACAGAAGATTGATGAAGAGGTGAAACTCTTCATTGATGAGGCCTACAACAAGGCGCGTGCGTTGCTGCTACAGCACAAGGACAAGTTGGATGCGATTGCGCATGCGCTGCTTGAGTATGAGACCTTGGATGGCAGCCATATTCGTGAAATCATGGAGACCGGACGAATTCAGAACCCACCGCAGTCGCCCAAACCGCCAACGCCTCCTCCGGTGCAAAATGCTCCGGCTGAGCGTCCGGTCAATTCGCAGGAGGATGATGATGGTGGCCTTCCTGGTGGAGTGATTGGAGTGCCTGCCTAA